A region from the Streptomyces tsukubensis genome encodes:
- a CDS encoding FGGY-family carbohydrate kinase: protein MSTVLGVDIGTSVTKAVLFDEEGTPLASAARPSRLDRLPGGRVEQDPDDVVASVRSVVRQVVSAAGRPPEALALTGQGDGLWLRDGAGRPVRPAISWLDARASELVTRWLTDGTIRRAYASTGSGMFPGCHGPLLHWLQEHEPESLARAATAGYCVDTVAERLTGRVCLDASDATLPFLDPRTRTYAPDALAACGIAERAGLLPEPAAPGTVLGLDARGASLLGLAEGLPVVAGPYDLPACAVGSGVREPGDGLLILGTTLACQVLTDRVDLDPAAEPAGMWLCTPAPGRWLRAMPAMVGTAALEWVLALVGAGTDAVDTLLAASPPGARGVRALPFLSEAGERAPFVEPAAHGRLDGLSLATGPADAVRAVCEAIAYAARHCLETAGLSGTLALCGGGTRSVMWARLIADVLGRPVRIPLAEQVGALGVAAVARSALDTSSPSPVFSGAPPSAHRTVEPDPGNAARYEEGYARYRAELARVRARWSEAGPPGR, encoded by the coding sequence GTGAGTACGGTCCTCGGAGTCGACATCGGCACGTCGGTCACCAAGGCCGTCCTCTTCGACGAGGAGGGGACGCCGCTGGCGTCGGCGGCCCGGCCCTCACGGCTGGACCGGCTGCCCGGCGGCCGGGTGGAGCAGGACCCCGACGACGTCGTGGCGAGCGTCCGGTCGGTGGTGCGCCAGGTGGTGTCGGCGGCCGGACGCCCCCCGGAGGCGCTGGCCCTGACCGGCCAGGGCGACGGGCTGTGGCTGCGGGACGGGGCCGGGCGGCCGGTGCGGCCCGCGATCTCCTGGCTGGACGCGCGCGCTTCGGAGCTGGTGACCCGCTGGCTGACGGACGGCACGATCCGTCGGGCGTACGCGTCCACCGGATCCGGGATGTTCCCCGGCTGCCACGGCCCCCTGCTGCACTGGCTCCAGGAGCACGAGCCGGAGAGCCTCGCCCGGGCCGCCACCGCCGGATACTGCGTGGACACCGTCGCGGAGCGGCTGACGGGCCGGGTCTGTCTGGACGCCTCCGACGCCACGCTCCCGTTCCTCGACCCCCGCACCCGGACGTACGCCCCCGACGCGCTGGCCGCCTGCGGGATCGCCGAGCGGGCCGGGCTGCTGCCGGAGCCCGCCGCCCCGGGGACGGTCCTCGGTCTCGACGCGCGGGGCGCCTCGCTGCTCGGCCTCGCCGAGGGCCTGCCCGTGGTCGCGGGCCCGTACGACCTGCCGGCCTGTGCCGTGGGCAGCGGGGTACGGGAGCCGGGCGACGGGCTGCTGATCCTCGGGACGACCCTGGCCTGCCAGGTGCTGACGGACCGGGTCGACCTCGACCCGGCGGCGGAGCCCGCCGGAATGTGGCTCTGCACCCCGGCGCCCGGACGGTGGCTGCGGGCCATGCCCGCGATGGTCGGCACCGCGGCGCTGGAGTGGGTGCTCGCGCTGGTCGGCGCGGGTACGGACGCGGTGGACACGCTGCTCGCCGCGAGCCCGCCCGGGGCGCGGGGGGTCCGTGCCCTGCCGTTCCTGTCCGAAGCGGGCGAGCGGGCCCCGTTCGTGGAGCCCGCGGCGCACGGCAGGCTCGACGGGCTGAGCTTGGCCACCGGTCCGGCCGACGCCGTCCGCGCGGTGTGCGAGGCCATCGCGTACGCCGCCCGGCACTGTCTGGAGACCGCGGGACTCAGCGGCACCCTGGCGCTGTGCGGCGGGGGCACCCGCTCGGTGATGTGGGCCCGGCTGATCGCCGATGTGCTCGGCAGGCCGGTCCGGATCCCGCTGGCCGAACAGGTCGGCGCGCTGGGCGTGGCGGCGGTCGCGCGCAGTGCGCTGGACACCTCCTCCCCGTCCCCGGTCTTCTCCGGCGCGCCGCCGTCGGCCCACCGGACCGTCGAGCCGGACCCCGGGAACGCCGCCCGGTACGAAGAGGGGTACGCCCGCTACCGCGCCGAACTCGCCCGGGTCCGGGCGCGGTGGAGCGAAGCCGGTCCCCCGGGGCGCTGA